The nucleotide window GCGGCCGGATTGCCGACTTTCCCCGATGACACAGAAGTTACCTTCGCTCGCGACACCCGGTTGGAGGTGCCGGAGTCGATCGTCGTTGCCGTCAACGGTGCGGCGGTTGTGTGGTCGGCGGGCGAAATCGAGGTGCCTGCCGGCACGAAGGCGGCGTTCGCCGCGGGTGACGTGGCTCCGACGGCGTCATCGATCGGCGCCAGGGACGGCACGGCCTGGACCGTGCCGTTCCCGGATGGTGAGCGGTACGGTCTGCTGGGCGCCGTTTCGCTCCTGATCGCCACCGTGCTCGGGACAATGGGGTTGCCACACATCCTCGTGCGGTTCTACACGAATCGCGACGCACCGTCGGCCAGGCGCACGGCAGTCGTGATCCTCGGATTTGTCGGGGTCTTCTACTTCTTCCCCTGGATCTATGGAGCGCTGGGCAGGGTGTGGGTTCCCGAGTTGTACGTGACCGGCGATACCGACACCGTGGTGCTGGCGCTGCCCCGTCTGCTCGATGGGACCCTCGGCGAGTTCATCTCGGCGCTGGTGGCGGCCGGCGCCTTCTCCGCGTTCATCTCGACGTCATCCGGACTCCTGATCAGCGTCGCCGGGGCGTTGAGCCACGACCTCTACGCGCAACTCCTGCGCCCTGCCGCTTCGGCTGCTCGAAGGCTCTGGTACTTCAGGGCAGGGGCCGTATTCGGTGGGATCGTGGCGATCGGGCTCGGTTTGCTCGCCCGGCCGTTCGACATCAACATTCTGGTCGGATGGGCGTTCGCCATCGCCGCCAGCGCCTTCTGTCCGCTCTTGATTCTCGGCATTTGGTGGCGAGGGCTGGCCGCCCGCGGTGCCGCCCTTGGGATGATCGTTGGGGGAACCACCGCCACGGCCGCCATTCTCGTAACCATGCTTGGTGACGTCGATGGGTTGTTGGGGGCGCTACTGGCGCAGCCGGCGGTGGTGACGGTTCCTCTGGCGTTTGCCGTCATGATCCTGTTCTCCTGGCGGGCACGTCCCCCCCGTCACGCCGACCGCTTGCTGCTGAGAATGCACATGCCCGAACGTGCTTCGGAACTGCTGCGAATGGAGCTCTAATAGCGCTGTCAAAGGGGGCGGCACCAGACGAAGCGACGGGTGAATTTCCGTCGAACCCATGAGCCAGAACTGAACGGCAGAACAGTTCTTCGTTGCACTCGCTTGGCTGCGCCGAGCGGTCCGTTCATCCGATGACCGGTCTGTTCGCCGCCGATTGACGCAGCAAAGCGCCGCTCAACGCATTCCCCCGCCGCGAAGAGAGATGGCGTCGTACCTTCCTCGTGACGAGCCCCCGGGTGCCCCAGGGGCACCCATGCATGGAAGGGAGGTCGAAGCGGTGGATCAAGCCATAAAGGACTACTGGCGACGGAACGTACGCCTCAAACTCATCTTGTTGTCGATCTGGGCGTTTGTCTCGATCGTCTTGTCGATTCTCTTGATCGATGTTCTCAACGAGGCATCAATCGGAGGATTTCCACTCGGATTCTGGATGGCGCAGCAGGGATCGATCTTTGTGTTTGTTGTT belongs to Acidimicrobiia bacterium and includes:
- a CDS encoding cation acetate symporter — encoded protein: MTLTTIFVGAVIVATFTIGLFGIRIARTTSDFFVATRAVGSIWNASAISGEYLSAASFLGIAGLVMKFGARAMWFPLGYAAGYVMLLLFVAAPLRRFGAYTIPDFAEGRFASRRLRRIAALLVLLIGWFYLVPQMKGAGVTLELLAGVPYWVGVVVVGVLVIAAVAFGGMKGITYVQAFHFWTKLTAISFSALVLLIALGWSSGARTPFAAGLPTFPDDTEVTFARDTRLEVPESIVVAVNGAAVVWSAGEIEVPAGTKAAFAAGDVAPTASSIGARDGTAWTVPFPDGERYGLLGAVSLLIATVLGTMGLPHILVRFYTNRDAPSARRTAVVILGFVGVFYFFPWIYGALGRVWVPELYVTGDTDTVVLALPRLLDGTLGEFISALVAAGAFSAFISTSSGLLISVAGALSHDLYAQLLRPAASAARRLWYFRAGAVFGGIVAIGLGLLARPFDINILVGWAFAIAASAFCPLLILGIWWRGLAARGAALGMIVGGTTATAAILVTMLGDVDGLLGALLAQPAVVTVPLAFAVMILFSWRARPPRHADRLLLRMHMPERASELLRMEL
- a CDS encoding DUF4212 domain-containing protein gives rise to the protein MHGREVEAVDQAIKDYWRRNVRLKLILLSIWAFVSIVLSILLIDVLNEASIGGFPLGFWMAQQGSIFVFVVLIFVYAKTMDRYDTELEATLQGMSGGSA